From a single Ciconia boyciana chromosome 4, ASM3463844v1, whole genome shotgun sequence genomic region:
- the LOC140650787 gene encoding LOW QUALITY PROTEIN: endogenous retrovirus group V member 2 Env polyprotein-like (The sequence of the model RefSeq protein was modified relative to this genomic sequence to represent the inferred CDS: substituted 1 base at 1 genomic stop codon) has product MHCQGHLKGNTDQEKDCGRSRNLEFDGIEREAYSPTKWDASRNTSVGRVSKGSFHGANLTATEGPCKLPDGYWWLCGDGISRKRLPAGWKGMCTIGHLVSQDRIYNQSQIPRGIWRTSWKRAKREDNPLAIRGTKFHSFVRWFLPWLGVSELEKAVVNISAVLERMENLTINTIKNLQTEVSSLSKVVLQNQMALDLLTAKEGGVCMIINTSCCAYINKDKQIEADLNALWEKARIFQEVSSDDTSLGLXDLWDKLTSWLPNFGWMKQLLIGLITLAILGIFVCVFLKCFLWCHRNSAETYSDWKRNKIRHQVETGRYFTQTLEKDEIL; this is encoded by the exons ATGCACTGCCAAGGACACCTGAAGGGTAACACTGACCAGGAAAAAG ACTGCGGTAGAAGTAGGAACTTGGAATTTGACGGGATTGAACGTGAAGCCTATAGCCCTACAAAGTGGGATGCCAGTAGAAATACATCGGTTGGACGGGTAAGCAAAGGATCATTTCATGGAGCTAATCTCACAGCCACCGAAGGACCCTGCAAACTACCCGATGGGTATTGGTGGCTGTGTGGTGATGGTATCAGCAGAAAGCGACTCCCTGCAGGATGGAAGGGAATGTGTACCATAGGTCATTTAGTTAGTCAGGATCGAATATATAATCAGTCCCAAATACCTAGGGGTATTTGGAGAACGTCCTGGAAACGGGCTAAGCGAGAAGACAACCCACTTGCAATTAGGGGAACAAAATTTCATAGCTTTGTTAGATGGTTCTTACCGTGGCTAGGAGTAAGCGAGCTAGAAAAGGCCGTAGTAAATATCTCCGCAGTTCTAGAGCGGATGGAAAATTTAAccataaatactataaaaaattTACAGACGGAAGTATCTTCCCTTAGTAAGGTTGTGTTGCAAAATCAAATGGCATTAGATTTATTGACTGCCAAAGAAGGAGGTGTATGTATGATCATTAATACCAGTTGCTGTGCATATATCAATAAAGATAAGCAGATAGAAGCAGATCTAAATGCACTCTGGGAGAAAGCACGAATATTCCAGGAAGTATCTTCGGATGATACTTCATTGGGGCTTTGAGATTTATGGGATAAATTGACTTCTTGGCTTCCCAACTTTGGATGGATGAAACAATTACTCATTGGATTGATTACTTTGGCGATTTTaggaatatttgtttgtgtatttcttaagtgttttctttggtgtCACCGGAATTCAGCAGAGACGTACAGtgattggaaaagaaacaagattagGCATCAGGTAGAAACAGGAAGGTATTTTACTCAGACccttgaaaaggatgaaatattatga
- the LOC140650666 gene encoding transducin-like enhancer protein 4 isoform X5 — protein MIRDLSKMYPQTRHPAPHQPAQPFKFTISESCDRIKLFQFLQAQYHSLKLECEKLASEKTEIQRHYVMYYEMSYGLNIEMHKQEVL, from the exons ATGATCCGCGACCTGAGCAAGATGTACCCGCAGACACGGCACCCG GCTCCTCATCAGCCTGCTCAGCCTTTTAAATTCACCATTTCTGAATCCTGCGATCGGATTaagttgtttcagtttttgcagGCTCAGTACCACAG tttaaagCTAGAATGTGAAAAATTGGCTAGTGAGAAAACAGAGATACAGCGACATTATGTCATG tatTATGAGATGTCCTATGGGTTGAATATAGAGATGCATAAACAG